A genomic region of Deinococcus sp. KSM4-11 contains the following coding sequences:
- a CDS encoding MBL fold metallo-hydrolase, translating to MTRPPIRLTQFGLVNTYLVPEADGFTLIDAGLPGLERRVLNTVRSTGRPLKRIALTHAHDDHIGAVDALLAAQPDLELLVGAGDVPLLAARGCKATPTRTLRGGDRVGSLTVIDTPGHSPGHVAFLDERDGTLYAGDTFVNVPDLHVASVLNAVFPLPTLGTSDLLQTTRSARTLLDVPARTLAVGHGRPIADPLAHMRRAVEQAESEREPAPMTRTVARLVARLTGMGSAVAVVGKNAAAKSTHD from the coding sequence GTGACCCGCCCGCCCATCCGCCTCACGCAGTTCGGCCTGGTCAACACCTACCTGGTGCCGGAAGCCGATGGCTTCACGCTGATCGACGCGGGCCTGCCGGGTCTGGAACGCCGCGTCCTGAACACGGTGCGCTCCACGGGACGCCCACTGAAACGCATTGCGCTCACGCACGCGCACGACGACCATATCGGCGCGGTGGACGCCCTGCTGGCCGCGCAGCCCGACCTGGAACTGCTGGTGGGCGCAGGCGACGTGCCCCTGTTGGCCGCGCGCGGCTGCAAGGCGACGCCCACCCGCACCCTGCGCGGCGGCGACCGGGTGGGCTCGCTGACCGTCATCGACACGCCCGGCCACTCGCCAGGGCACGTCGCCTTCCTCGACGAACGCGACGGCACGCTGTATGCCGGGGACACCTTCGTGAACGTGCCGGATCTGCATGTGGCGAGCGTCCTCAATGCGGTCTTCCCGCTGCCGACCCTGGGCACGTCCGACCTGCTCCAGACAACCCGCAGCGCCCGAACCCTGCTGGACGTGCCCGCCCGCACTTTGGCCGTCGGCCACGGGCGGCCCATTGCTGATCCCCTGGCACACATGCGCCGGGCCGTCGAGCAGGCCGAGAGTGAACGCGAACCAGCGCCCATGACCCGGACGGTTGCCCGACTCGTAGCCCGGCTGACGGGCATGGGCAGTGCGGTCGCCGTGGTCGGAAAGAACGCGGCCGCCAAGAGCACGCACGACTGA
- a CDS encoding YrdB family protein: MKANTVQLRGARMVSASDVLAFAVELVAIAAITTWGWRSGGWLGAAGSFVALAGVWGTFLSPQAAVPVTGVAWPLVKLAVFAGSALSLSSVSTPLTALAFLALCVASVMLGGTR; this comes from the coding sequence ATGAAAGCGAACACTGTTCAGCTTCGGGGGGCCAGAATGGTCAGCGCATCCGATGTCCTGGCCTTCGCCGTCGAACTCGTCGCCATCGCGGCCATCACCACCTGGGGGTGGCGCAGCGGCGGCTGGCTGGGCGCCGCAGGCTCGTTCGTCGCCTTGGCTGGCGTGTGGGGGACGTTTCTCTCCCCACAGGCGGCGGTGCCCGTGACCGGAGTCGCGTGGCCGCTGGTCAAACTGGCCGTGTTCGCCGGTTCAGCCCTTTCCCTGAGCAGTGTCTCCACCCCCCTGACGGCCCTCGCCTTCCTGGCCCTGTGTGTGGCCAGCGTGATGCTGGGAGGTACGCGGTGA
- a CDS encoding alpha-amylase family glycosyl hydrolase, producing MDESPTPQLHPAQHDETPGYTASLGAPLGSVVRLRLRTALPVDSVELKFVRVGEIETIHAREVAVAHGEGRWFEADLPVHDLRIRYAWQLNLPGDHLNLTRLGLHHVRRGFRDWFQYLAGYAAPEWAWKGVFYQIFPDRFRNGDPSNDVQTGEYTYAGRPVEQVPWGSPVTREGDVHAHYGGDLNGITQALPYLRDLGVTGLWLTPVFESPSNHRYDITDYRRIDPHLGGEAAWDELVRSADGAGIRIVLDGVFNHMGNENALFRAALDDEAAPQRALFTWRDEPGKPPYHSFFDVPTLPKIDYRNEFAVNEFLAGEESVVRHWLRCGAAGWRLDVAHMIGAGGTDADNLHLHRTLKRAAREERPDAFVFGERFFDPEHALDGQGEDSSMNYHGFGLPVMQWASGSTYFQEPSRLDSAELVEILWDAYHALPPQVALSMFNLLESHDIGRAHSRLGNDPARYLAVFTLLIAYPGVPCMYYGSEIGLSQSRPGNMPWCRESMLWDETQWNTELHSQVQARVRVRKDQLALQRGALSFLPATEDAVAFLREYTHGDGRVERVLAVASRRAGPHEITVTLPAGTWRDAISGTVSLGGQVSLDAHGGRLLIQD from the coding sequence ATGGACGAGAGCCCCACTCCCCAACTTCACCCGGCCCAGCATGACGAAACGCCCGGCTATACCGCCTCACTCGGCGCTCCACTGGGTTCCGTGGTGCGCCTCCGGCTGCGCACGGCACTGCCGGTCGACTCGGTCGAGCTGAAGTTCGTGCGCGTCGGCGAAATCGAGACCATCCATGCCCGTGAGGTCGCCGTGGCGCACGGCGAGGGCCGCTGGTTTGAGGCAGACCTGCCGGTGCACGACCTGAGGATCCGCTATGCGTGGCAGCTCAACCTGCCCGGCGACCACCTGAACCTCACGCGCCTGGGGCTGCACCACGTGCGGCGTGGGTTCCGCGACTGGTTCCAGTACCTCGCCGGGTACGCCGCGCCGGAATGGGCGTGGAAGGGGGTGTTCTACCAGATCTTTCCCGACCGGTTCCGCAACGGCGACCCCTCGAACGACGTGCAGACCGGTGAATACACCTACGCTGGCCGCCCTGTCGAGCAGGTACCGTGGGGGTCGCCGGTCACGCGTGAGGGCGATGTACACGCCCATTACGGCGGCGACCTGAACGGGATCACGCAGGCGCTGCCGTACCTGAGAGACCTGGGCGTGACGGGCTTATGGCTCACGCCAGTCTTCGAATCGCCGAGCAACCACCGCTACGACATCACCGACTACCGCCGGATCGACCCGCACCTGGGCGGCGAGGCCGCGTGGGACGAGCTGGTTCGATCAGCAGACGGCGCGGGCATCCGGATCGTGCTGGACGGCGTGTTCAACCACATGGGCAACGAGAACGCACTGTTCCGCGCCGCCCTGGACGACGAGGCCGCGCCTCAGCGGGCGCTGTTCACATGGCGGGACGAGCCGGGCAAACCTCCGTACCACTCGTTCTTCGACGTGCCGACCCTGCCGAAGATCGACTACCGCAACGAGTTCGCCGTGAATGAATTCCTGGCGGGCGAGGAGAGCGTGGTGCGGCACTGGCTCCGGTGCGGGGCGGCCGGATGGCGGCTGGACGTGGCGCACATGATCGGCGCGGGCGGCACCGATGCCGACAACCTGCACCTGCACCGCACCCTGAAACGCGCGGCCCGCGAGGAACGCCCGGACGCCTTCGTGTTCGGTGAGCGCTTCTTCGACCCGGAACACGCCCTTGACGGCCAGGGCGAGGACAGCTCCATGAACTACCACGGCTTCGGCCTGCCGGTCATGCAGTGGGCGTCGGGCAGCACGTACTTCCAGGAGCCCAGCCGGCTGGACAGCGCGGAACTCGTGGAGATCCTGTGGGACGCCTATCATGCGCTGCCGCCGCAGGTGGCGCTGAGCATGTTCAACCTGCTGGAATCGCACGACATCGGCCGCGCGCACTCCAGGCTGGGGAACGACCCGGCACGGTACCTGGCCGTGTTCACGCTGCTGATCGCCTACCCCGGCGTGCCGTGCATGTACTACGGCTCGGAAATCGGCCTGAGCCAGTCCCGGCCGGGAAACATGCCGTGGTGCCGGGAATCGATGCTGTGGGACGAAACGCAGTGGAACACCGAACTCCACAGTCAGGTTCAGGCGCGCGTCCGGGTGCGGAAGGACCAGCTCGCCCTTCAGCGCGGCGCCCTGTCGTTCCTGCCTGCCACGGAGGATGCAGTGGCGTTCCTGCGCGAATATACGCATGGGGATGGTCGCGTCGAGCGGGTGCTGGCCGTGGCGAGCCGCCGGGCCGGGCCGCACGAGATCACCGTGACCCTGCCGGCCGGGACGTGGCGGGACGCGATCAGCGGCACCGTGAGTCTGGGCGGTCAGGTCAGCCTGGACGCCCACGGTGGACGGCTGCTGATTCAGGATTGA